The Bdellovibrionota bacterium genome has a window encoding:
- the rsfS gene encoding ribosome silencing factor, which yields MAAETAQSHKAQDLRILHVNSHCNYADYFILMSATSTRHARALADSILEAQGTSRQAEGYSHGEWVLLDLGDVIVHIFYKPIRAVYNLDKLWSHARTVTPSDLARKRTRRPAKRRHL from the coding sequence TTGGCCGCAGAGACAGCGCAGTCTCATAAGGCTCAAGATCTGCGAATCCTTCACGTCAATTCCCATTGTAATTACGCCGACTATTTCATTCTGATGAGCGCAACGTCCACGCGACACGCCCGGGCGTTGGCCGATTCTATTCTCGAAGCGCAGGGGACCTCCCGCCAAGCCGAAGGATACAGCCACGGGGAATGGGTGCTCCTTGATCTGGGAGACGTAATCGTTCATATCTTCTATAAACCGATCCGAGCCGTATACAATCTGGACAAATTGTGGTCGCACGCGCGAACCGTGACGCCGTCCGACTTGGCCCGAAAACGAACGCGGCGACCCGCGAAGCGCCGTCACCTATAA